One genomic segment of Mycoplasmopsis agalactiae PG2 includes these proteins:
- a CDS encoding ABC transporter permease: MNSIEFNKKYELDSESVAKIVPSQRPKSTNSIAGKPKVLIVEVLKRFFTNPVVVISTLVFLTIILTAIIVTISPTYKPGTSIASDFKSNNYWDQGLSDVGGLPPIFAPHISVTNSSIIEQVNTFNDPNYAYSKYLKEYLDFRSVASDRIVIDYYKYYYARQLNVAINKAFNEGYVIDDSFVNYLKTQVDQFTLKTYFGTTFSDRDVWSTVWAGALESIKIAFFVATVEVIIGVTIGAYLGFHAGKWIDTVFMRMIDIFQAPPSIIWLLMFISLSKDSPSDWILIAGLLFTGWTWPIHSTRLFIITVKDEEYILASRSIGASKNRQIFFHALPAILGKVAMNYVRRIPGVILSIASLSFLGFYNSPDSYNLGKFLFDNIGKEAENPWIVIIPATTLLLLSLSLQFMAIGLHDALDPKVIKIKR; the protein is encoded by the coding sequence ATGAATTCCATAGAATTTAATAAAAAGTATGAATTAGACTCTGAATCAGTAGCAAAAATTGTTCCTTCCCAGAGACCTAAGTCTACTAACAGCATTGCTGGAAAACCAAAAGTTTTAATTGTTGAAGTTTTAAAAAGGTTTTTTACAAATCCTGTTGTTGTTATTTCAACACTAGTTTTCTTAACCATAATCCTAACAGCAATTATTGTTACAATTTCGCCAACTTATAAACCTGGTACTAGTATAGCTTCTGATTTTAAGTCTAATAATTACTGAGACCAAGGACTTTCAGATGTTGGAGGCTTGCCCCCCATCTTTGCTCCGCATATTTCAGTAACAAACTCATCAATTATTGAACAAGTCAATACATTTAATGATCCTAATTATGCTTATTCAAAGTACTTGAAGGAATATTTAGACTTTAGATCAGTCGCTTCTGATAGAATTGTGATTGATTATTACAAATACTACTATGCAAGGCAATTAAATGTAGCTATTAATAAGGCCTTTAATGAAGGTTATGTAATTGATGATTCGTTTGTAAATTATTTAAAAACTCAAGTTGACCAATTTACACTTAAAACCTACTTTGGTACAACTTTTTCAGACCGTGACGTTTGATCAACTGTATGAGCTGGCGCACTTGAATCTATTAAAATAGCATTCTTTGTTGCTACAGTGGAAGTTATTATTGGTGTAACAATAGGTGCTTACTTAGGCTTTCATGCTGGCAAATGAATTGATACAGTGTTTATGAGAATGATTGACATTTTCCAGGCACCTCCATCAATTATTTGATTATTAATGTTCATTTCCTTAAGTAAAGATAGTCCTAGTGATTGAATCTTAATAGCCGGCTTACTATTTACAGGTTGAACATGACCAATTCACTCAACTAGATTATTTATAATAACTGTTAAAGATGAAGAGTACATTTTAGCTTCTAGAAGTATCGGTGCTTCAAAAAATAGACAAATTTTCTTCCACGCACTACCAGCAATTTTAGGCAAAGTTGCAATGAACTATGTGCGTAGAATTCCAGGGGTAATTTTAAGTATTGCTTCCTTATCATTCCTAGGTTTTTACAACTCACCTGATTCATATAACCTCGGTAAGTTCTTGTTTGACAACATTGGTAAAGAAGCTGAAAACCCATGAATAGTTATTATTCCAGCCACAACACTATTATTATTAAGTTTAAGTTTACAATTCATGGCAATTGGGCTTCATGACGCCTTAGATCCTAAAGTTATAAAAATTAAAAGATAA
- a CDS encoding ABC transporter ATP-binding protein: MDTNIQSNTTTNDEVMIDSKDKLSSIRVEKLTNNQLLKVRNLKVDFKNGRNSLIRIVRGVDIDVNNGQIVGLVGESGSGKSVTSKALINVNENALISCDELVISDIDLSKIKKAKLWESVRGHYIGYIPQDPLTSLNPTRKIGKQLLDALNLNSEWKNKSKDEKKAYLIGLLERFGIHDAEEVYDRYPHTLSGGMKQRVVITMVVALKPLLIIADEPTTALDPTVQASVLALFEQIRQEYNISIILISHNISVVAKFCEYIYVMYAGKIVERGTRKDIFTNPAHPYTWALISAIPENDDERLFSIQGTPPDMANLPIGDPFAPRNDYALEIDYEKEPPLIEINSHHKAATWLLHPDAPKIQRPKELEHRLKSFRKVFKDDEE, translated from the coding sequence ATGGATACAAATATTCAGTCTAATACAACAACTAATGATGAAGTCATGATTGATTCAAAAGACAAATTATCTTCAATTAGGGTTGAAAAGCTAACTAATAATCAACTTTTAAAAGTTAGAAATCTAAAGGTTGACTTCAAAAACGGACGAAATTCGCTTATAAGAATAGTTAGAGGCGTTGATATTGATGTTAATAATGGTCAAATTGTTGGGCTAGTTGGTGAATCTGGTTCAGGTAAATCAGTTACATCCAAAGCTTTAATTAATGTTAATGAAAATGCTTTAATCTCTTGTGATGAATTAGTAATTAGCGACATTGATTTATCAAAGATTAAAAAAGCTAAATTATGAGAATCAGTTAGAGGACATTACATTGGATATATTCCCCAAGATCCACTTACTTCGCTTAATCCTACTAGAAAAATTGGTAAGCAATTATTAGATGCATTAAATTTAAATAGCGAGTGAAAAAACAAGTCTAAAGATGAGAAAAAAGCCTATTTGATAGGTCTTTTGGAAAGATTTGGTATTCATGATGCTGAAGAAGTTTATGATAGATACCCTCATACATTAAGCGGCGGGATGAAGCAAAGAGTTGTTATAACAATGGTTGTAGCACTTAAGCCTTTACTAATAATTGCTGACGAGCCAACAACTGCACTTGACCCAACTGTGCAAGCTTCAGTTTTAGCTCTTTTTGAGCAAATTCGGCAAGAGTATAACATTTCAATTATTCTAATTTCACACAACATTAGTGTTGTTGCCAAGTTCTGTGAATACATTTATGTTATGTATGCTGGCAAAATTGTTGAAAGAGGAACTAGAAAAGACATTTTTACTAATCCAGCTCACCCTTATACTTGAGCGCTTATATCAGCTATACCTGAAAATGATGATGAGAGATTATTCTCAATTCAAGGTACACCGCCAGATATGGCAAACTTACCAATAGGTGATCCTTTTGCGCCTAGAAATGACTATGCACTTGAAATTGATTATGAAAAAGAACCTCCATTAATTGAAATCAACAGTCATCATAAAGCTGCAACATGATTGCTTCACCCTGATGCACCAAAAATCCAAAGGCCAAAAGAATTAGAACACAGACTAAAAAGTTTTAGAAAGGTATTTAAAGACGATGAAGAGTAG
- a CDS encoding ATP-binding cassette domain-containing protein has protein sequence MKSSDNKKVILEIQDLKKYFLNNGKVNKAVDGVSFKLHEGEIVGLIGESGSGKTTVGRSILRLYDDYNGFVTLDDQIISGESISKKREKFLRKRVQMIFQDPHASLNGQKTVYSILKEPLVVNNIIKQKTGDLFSDWKKVTENFPFTFLLYAKKLKINNLKAINEPSSKFFPKWSDRLIDFKFDWDNLSIDENFVSYFNYLEEKQTMESAIINEMYTNTDHLMDFYYEKQAQYRNNDVTFDELDYLNAAKELEVAKKLCKYSQKQYDASQKLGELEKELQELKSNQNDYLLTNKNAFNNFLSEYKNEIKICRYARLNTYDLDFYFFNYKKELTNKIRFDFVKKYKSKLSYLSIDQIRYFIAELNKYTNSFYIEFLEPLAITKEFKAIAKSIVESHYNFDASEYLKSNHSNELEFKSAIKNVEESIEKQKEIIHSKSEKPAYGRKELEAAEKKLSDAEKVFKAENDKYNKNIQKQIKQLDKEILTESLLYKNLKTQQGINDLKFKAINEAFFAKLNADLKQAKKQKDHAKVHDINKTIKIYKQKVANKLSTLKSFEVEVKHLFKDVRTIYLLLGIKQFENPLFNVYNRLFAKQMITKLITRSMIYKSLEDVGLLKQFAYRYPHEFSGGQRQRIVIARALITEPKVIVADEPIASLDISIQAQVVNLLKDLCEKKNIGMIFIAHDLSMIEYIADNVQIMHLGKIVESGDTATVYKRPLHPYTRNLFKAIPKISNANEKFENISFELDYLKEQQYPDIPSNYFVENDHYVYGTDKQVKEWVKPFRLGAPKNTDIIDLKEEDKK, from the coding sequence ATGAAGAGTAGTGATAATAAAAAAGTCATTTTAGAAATTCAAGATCTTAAAAAGTACTTTTTGAATAACGGTAAAGTAAATAAAGCTGTGGATGGTGTTTCATTTAAATTACATGAAGGCGAAATAGTTGGTCTTATCGGTGAATCTGGTAGTGGTAAAACTACTGTTGGACGTTCAATTTTAAGACTTTATGATGATTACAATGGTTTTGTGACCTTAGATGATCAAATCATAAGTGGTGAGAGCATTTCTAAAAAGCGTGAAAAATTCTTGCGTAAAAGGGTGCAAATGATCTTCCAAGATCCACATGCATCCCTAAACGGCCAAAAAACTGTTTATAGCATACTAAAAGAACCTTTAGTTGTTAATAACATAATTAAGCAAAAAACTGGTGATTTATTCAGTGACTGAAAAAAAGTAACTGAAAACTTCCCTTTTACCTTCTTACTTTATGCTAAAAAGTTAAAAATTAATAACCTAAAAGCAATTAACGAGCCTTCTAGCAAGTTTTTTCCTAAATGATCAGACAGATTAATTGACTTTAAATTTGACTGAGATAACCTTTCAATTGACGAAAACTTTGTTTCATACTTTAACTACCTTGAAGAAAAGCAAACAATGGAAAGTGCAATTATTAATGAGATGTACACAAACACAGATCATCTTATGGATTTCTATTATGAAAAACAGGCTCAGTACAGAAATAACGATGTTACTTTTGATGAATTAGACTATTTAAATGCTGCTAAAGAGTTAGAAGTTGCTAAAAAGCTATGTAAATATTCACAAAAACAATATGATGCATCGCAAAAATTAGGTGAGCTTGAAAAAGAATTGCAAGAGTTAAAAAGCAACCAAAATGATTACTTGTTAACTAACAAAAACGCGTTTAATAATTTTCTTTCAGAGTACAAAAATGAGATCAAAATTTGTCGTTATGCTAGATTAAACACTTATGATTTAGATTTTTACTTTTTTAACTATAAAAAAGAGCTAACAAACAAAATTAGATTTGATTTTGTAAAAAAATACAAATCTAAACTTAGCTATCTATCAATTGACCAAATTCGTTATTTTATAGCTGAATTGAACAAATATACCAACAGCTTTTACATTGAATTTTTGGAGCCACTTGCAATTACTAAAGAATTCAAAGCTATAGCTAAAAGCATAGTTGAATCTCATTATAATTTTGATGCAAGCGAGTACTTAAAGTCCAACCATTCTAATGAATTAGAATTTAAGTCAGCTATTAAAAATGTTGAAGAATCTATTGAAAAACAAAAAGAAATTATTCATTCAAAATCAGAAAAGCCAGCTTATGGCAGAAAAGAATTAGAAGCTGCTGAGAAAAAATTATCAGATGCTGAAAAAGTGTTTAAGGCTGAAAATGACAAATATAACAAGAATATTCAAAAACAAATTAAGCAACTTGATAAAGAGATTCTTACTGAAAGTCTTTTATACAAAAACTTAAAAACTCAACAAGGCATCAACGACCTTAAGTTCAAAGCAATTAATGAAGCATTTTTTGCAAAACTAAATGCTGATTTAAAACAAGCTAAAAAACAAAAAGACCATGCAAAAGTGCATGACATTAATAAAACAATAAAAATTTACAAGCAAAAAGTTGCAAACAAGTTATCTACTTTAAAATCATTTGAAGTAGAAGTAAAACACTTATTCAAAGATGTTAGAACTATCTACTTATTGCTTGGCATTAAACAGTTTGAAAATCCATTATTTAATGTATATAACAGACTATTTGCAAAGCAAATGATTACTAAGTTAATTACTAGATCAATGATTTATAAATCATTAGAAGATGTTGGTCTATTAAAACAATTTGCCTATCGTTATCCTCATGAATTTTCAGGTGGTCAACGTCAAAGAATTGTTATAGCGAGAGCCTTAATAACTGAACCTAAAGTTATTGTTGCTGATGAGCCAATTGCCTCTTTAGATATCTCTATTCAAGCGCAAGTTGTTAACTTACTAAAAGATTTGTGCGAGAAGAAAAACATAGGTATGATCTTTATAGCTCATGACTTATCTATGATTGAGTATATAGCAGACAATGTGCAAATTATGCACCTTGGTAAAATAGTTGAATCTGGCGATACTGCAACTGTTTACAAAAGACCATTGCACCCATATACTAGAAATCTATTTAAAGCAATTCCTAAGATCTCTAATGCTAATGAAAAGTTTGAAAACATCAGCTTTGAGTTAGATTATCTAAAGGAACAACAATATCCAGATATTCCATCAAATTACTTTGTTGAAAATGACCATTATGTCTATGGAACAGACAAACAGGTAAAAGAGTGAGTAAAACCATTTCGCCTGGGAGCACCTAAAAATACAGACATAATTGACCTTAAAGAAGAAGATAAAAAGTAA
- a CDS encoding MAG1050 family protein translates to MMNKKAKLFMLSMPVALFAPVLSASCQKKDDFKPQDFKDVKIALASGAQNDFSNIMPSEFVRSKKPYTNALEVNQKGSKTDKFGFEIVNIRANDNYGYVFVEYKLFDKNNKKNITPKKFVYLQNFKSNIKEALSNINSKLYFSKTKSLGADVNKKDLLVTDLVNDKLLLDLQGNSLLSQTGVKISKDLKIDFGKDNEGIKKGFVNVSFTYNVEHNARETGNDFPIKLAKKVENFKIEGFTGFDDFSAEKFIEKSSATDVTFEKIKKDPTSYISLKNAGDTTLTGISVTNGTGDKQATIKFKLQTSLFDSEGKETKVVSDKEYEYKYTW, encoded by the coding sequence ATGATGAATAAAAAAGCCAAATTGTTTATGTTATCAATGCCGGTAGCATTATTTGCTCCAGTTTTGTCAGCTTCTTGTCAAAAAAAGGATGACTTTAAACCTCAAGATTTTAAAGATGTTAAGATAGCTTTGGCTTCTGGCGCTCAAAATGATTTTAGCAATATTATGCCATCAGAGTTTGTTAGGTCTAAAAAACCATATACTAATGCATTAGAAGTAAACCAAAAGGGCAGTAAAACAGACAAATTCGGCTTTGAGATAGTGAACATTAGAGCTAATGATAATTATGGCTATGTCTTTGTTGAATACAAGCTTTTTGATAAAAATAATAAGAAAAATATAACTCCTAAGAAGTTTGTTTACTTACAAAACTTTAAGTCAAACATTAAAGAAGCTCTTTCAAACATAAATTCAAAATTATATTTTTCAAAAACTAAGTCATTAGGTGCTGATGTTAACAAAAAAGACTTGCTAGTAACTGATTTAGTTAATGATAAACTGCTTTTAGATTTACAAGGGAATAGCCTACTTTCACAAACTGGAGTTAAAATTTCTAAAGATTTAAAAATAGACTTTGGAAAAGATAACGAAGGCATCAAAAAAGGCTTCGTCAACGTATCATTTACTTATAATGTTGAACATAATGCAAGAGAAACAGGCAATGATTTCCCAATTAAGTTAGCCAAAAAAGTTGAAAACTTCAAAATTGAAGGCTTTACTGGATTTGATGATTTTAGTGCCGAAAAATTCATTGAAAAATCATCAGCAACTGATGTTACTTTTGAAAAAATTAAAAAAGATCCCACCTCATACATTTCATTAAAAAATGCTGGTGACACAACTTTAACTGGAATTAGCGTTACAAACGGAACCGGCGATAAGCAAGCAACAATCAAATTCAAACTTCAAACCAGTTTATTTGATTCTGAAGGCAAGGAAACTAAAGTTGTTTCTGACAAAGAATATGAATACAAGTACACCTGATAG
- a CDS encoding DUF3899 domain-containing protein — MKLKMNAEYFRNSFTWKKCMHFVAAALTILVVTLSLYFAKWQKEPDIYNSKRIAKDWTFIIGAALLAYSGLVFIFSTGFLFRAFRKNKNQKSNELAYKIEEENKKPASKERELKLKILREDLEKERQRLDENAAAKSYNFVLVILFILSIVLLITAWILTSVA, encoded by the coding sequence ATGAAATTAAAGATGAATGCAGAATACTTTAGAAATTCCTTTACATGAAAAAAATGTATGCATTTTGTAGCGGCCGCTTTGACTATACTTGTTGTGACTTTGTCTCTTTATTTTGCTAAGTGACAAAAAGAGCCTGATATATATAATTCTAAAAGAATTGCTAAAGATTGAACCTTTATAATTGGCGCAGCTTTGCTTGCTTATAGCGGATTAGTTTTTATATTTTCAACAGGATTTTTATTTAGAGCATTTAGAAAAAATAAAAATCAAAAATCGAACGAATTAGCCTATAAAATAGAAGAAGAAAACAAGAAACCAGCTTCAAAAGAAAGAGAGCTTAAGCTCAAAATACTGCGTGAAGATTTAGAAAAAGAACGCCAGAGATTAGATGAAAATGCTGCAGCTAAAAGCTATAACTTTGTATTAGTGATCTTATTCATTCTCTCAATTGTTTTATTAATCACCGCATGAATTTTAACAAGTGTTGCATAG
- a CDS encoding DUF2179 domain-containing protein: MANTIGTYLPSGLATGNWSIELFFNASFASSFIMILVNGIVVDVLFPKYKMVKIEAYTSKPKEILDKIFALKDKRFSATIANFKGGYSGEMQQVLIINTMYIESSVALKIINEIDPNAMICMFDIKRMKGTIYTSNIVNKDRK, encoded by the coding sequence GTGGCCAACACAATAGGAACTTATCTTCCTTCTGGCTTAGCTACAGGCAACTGAAGCATTGAGCTATTTTTCAATGCCAGTTTTGCAAGCTCATTTATTATGATATTAGTCAACGGCATTGTTGTTGATGTTCTGTTTCCTAAATATAAAATGGTTAAAATTGAGGCTTATACATCTAAGCCTAAAGAAATTTTGGATAAAATTTTCGCGCTGAAGGACAAAAGATTTTCAGCCACTATTGCTAATTTTAAAGGTGGCTACAGTGGCGAAATGCAACAAGTGTTAATTATTAACACAATGTATATTGAATCATCAGTTGCGCTAAAGATAATCAATGAAATTGATCCAAATGCCATGATATGCATGTTCGATATAAAAAGAATGAAAGGTACAATTTATACTTCCAATATTGTAAATAAGGACAGGAAGTAA